The following coding sequences are from one Mustela lutreola isolate mMusLut2 chromosome 5, mMusLut2.pri, whole genome shotgun sequence window:
- the EGR1 gene encoding early growth response protein 1: protein MAAAKAEMQLMSPLQISDPFGSFPHSPTMDNYPKLEEMMLLSNGAPQFLGAAGASEGSGGNSSSSSSSGGGGGGGGGSSGSSSGAFNPQGEAGEQPYEHLTAESFPDISLNNEKVLVETSYPSQTTRLPPITYTGRFSLEPAPNSGNTLWPEPLFSLVSGLVSMTNPPATSSSAPSPAASSSSSASQSPPLSCAVQSSDSSPIYSAAPTFPTPNTDIFPEPQSQAFPGSAGTALQYPPPAYPAAKGGFQVPMIPDYLFPQQQGDLGLGTPDQKPFQGLESRTQQPSLTPLSTIKAFATQSGSQDLKALNTTYQSQLIKPSRMRKYPNRPSKTPPHERPYACPVESCDRRFSRSDELTRHIRIHTGQKPFQCRICMRNFSRSDHLTTHIRTHTGEKPFACDICGRKFARSDERKRHTKIHLRQKDKKADKGVVASSAATPLSSYPSQVATSYTSPVTTSYPSPATTSYPSPVPTSYSSPGSSTYPSPVHSGFPSPSVATTYSSVPPAFPAQVSSFPSSAVTNSFSASTGLSDMTTTFSPRTIEIC from the exons ATGGCCGCAGCCAAGGCCGAGATGCAGCTGATGTCCCCGCTGCAGATCTCCGACCCGTTCGGCTCCTTTCCTCACTCGCCCACCATGGACAACTATCCCAagctggaggagatgatgctgctGAGCAACGGGGCTCCCCAGTTCCTCGGTGCCGCCGGGGCCTCGGAGGGCAGCGGCggtaacagcagcagcagcagcagcagcgggggCGGTGGAGGTGGAGGGGGCGGCAGCAGCGGTAGCAGCAGCGGCGCCTTCAACCCTCAGGGGGAGGCGGGCGAGCAGCCCTACGAGCACCTGACCGCAG AGTCTTTTCCTGATATCTCTCTGAATAACGAGAAGGTTCTGGTGGAGACAAGTTACCCCAGCCAAACCACCCGGCTGCCCCCCATCACTTATACTGGCCGCTTCTCTCTGGAGCCTGCACCCAACAGTGGCAACACCTTGTGGCCTGAGCCCCTCTTCAGCCTGGTCAGCGGCCTCGTGAGCATGACCAACCCACCGGCCACCTCATCTTCAGCACCATCTCCAGCAgcgtcctcctcttcctctgcctctcagaGCCCACCCCTGAGTTGTGCAGTCCAGTCCAGTGACAGCAGCCCCATTTACTCAGCGGCACCAACGTTCCCCACACCTAACACTGACATCTTCCCTGAGCCACAAAGCCAGGCCTTTCCCGGCTCTGCGGGCACCGCGCTCCAGTACCCGCCTCCTGCCTACCCTGCTGCCAAGGGTGGCTTCCAAGTCCCCATGATCCCTGACTATCTGTTTCCACAACAGCAGGGGGACCTGGGCTTGGGCACCCCAGACCAGAAGCCCTTCCAGGGCCTGGAGAGCCGTACCCAGCAGCCTTCACTCACTCCACTGTCTACCATCAAGGCCTTTGCCACACAGTCGGGCTCCCAGGACTTGAAGGCCCTCAACACCACCTACCAGTCCCAACTCATCAAACCCAGCCGCATGCGCAAGTACCCCAACCGGCCCAGCAAGACACCCCCTCATGAACGCCCGTATGCGTGCCCGGTGGAGTCCTGTGACCGCCGTTTCTCCCGCTCTGATGAGCTCACCCGCCACATTCGCATCCATACCGGCCAGAAGCCCTTCCAGTGTCGCATCTGCATGCGCAACTTTAGCCGCAGTGACCATCTCACCACCCACATCCGCACCCACACAGGCGAGAAGCCCTTCGCCTGCGACATCTGTGGGAGAAAGTTTGCCAGGAGCGATGAACGCAAGAGGCATACCAAGATCCACTTAAGGCAGAAGGACAAAAAAGCAGACAAAGGTGTTGTGGCCTCTTCTGCCGCCACCCCCCTCTCTTCTTACCCCTCCCAGGTGGCTACCTCCTACACATCCCCAGTTACTACCTCTTACCCATCCCCAGCCACCACCTCATATCCATCCCCTGTGCCCACCTCCTACTCCTCTCCTGGGTCCTCAACCTACCCATCCCCTGTTCACAGCGGCTTCCCCTCACCCTCAGTGGCCACCACATACTCCTCTGTTCCCCCTGCTTTCCCGGCTCAAGTCAGCAGCTTCCCTTCCTCAGCTGTCACCAACTCCTTCAGCGCCTCCACAGGGCTTTCGGACATGACGACAACCTTTTCTCCCAGGacaattgaaatttgctaa